The following are from one region of the Fimbriimonadaceae bacterium genome:
- the traF gene encoding conjugative transfer signal peptidase TraF — protein MWCPPARPEFDLAKERGYIGAGFCPGGYGNMMKKVVAIHHDVVSVTDEGVMVNGTLIPASQPFEEDSVGRPLPRFRVTDHVLAASDILLMSDANSRSFDARYFGPVPRVHIQSVIYPVLTW, from the coding sequence TTGTGGTGTCCTCCGGCGCGCCCTGAGTTTGACCTGGCGAAGGAGCGGGGCTACATCGGGGCGGGATTTTGTCCGGGCGGATACGGCAATATGATGAAAAAGGTCGTGGCCATCCACCACGATGTGGTAAGCGTGACGGATGAGGGGGTCATGGTTAACGGCACGCTCATCCCAGCCAGTCAGCCATTTGAGGAAGACTCAGTGGGACGACCGCTTCCACGGTTTCGTGTGACCGATCATGTACTGGCCGCCTCGGACATTTTGTTGATGTCGGACGCGAATAGCCGTTCCTTCGATGCGCGCTACTTTGGCCCCGTGCCTCGAGTACACATTCAAAGCGTCATTTATCCTGTGTTGACCTGGTAG
- a CDS encoding IS630 family transposase gives MRIAPAVHLSGPECQQLEQWARGRRTPARLVLRAKIVLLAAAGHDNHQIAAAVATSRQTVGLWRQRFVTQRVLGLAQDAPRGGRPPKARRTLTARILKTTTHTKLPAATHWSTRTLARHLRTNPTFVQRVWTAHGLHPHRVRAFKLSQDPHFQEKLEDVVGLYLHPPAHAVVLAVDEKSQIQALDRTQPGLPLKKGRCGTMTHDYKRHGTTTLFAALNVAEGSLISACLPRHRHQEWLRFLRLIDRQSPQDKALHLIADNYATHKHPTVQRWLTRHPRIHMHFTPTSSSWLNLVERVFGDLTAKQLRRGVFRSVHELIAAIDAYMTQRNAQPKPFVWTKSAQEILTKVNRAKIALDKTRTA, from the coding sequence ATGCGCATTGCCCCCGCCGTTCATCTGAGTGGCCCTGAATGCCAGCAACTCGAGCAGTGGGCGCGTGGACGACGAACGCCTGCGCGACTGGTGCTCCGCGCCAAGATTGTGTTGTTGGCGGCCGCGGGCCACGACAATCATCAGATTGCCGCTGCCGTGGCCACGAGCCGGCAAACCGTGGGGCTCTGGCGGCAGCGCTTCGTGACCCAGCGCGTGCTCGGCCTTGCCCAGGATGCCCCTCGCGGAGGGCGGCCCCCTAAGGCACGCCGGACTCTGACCGCGCGCATCCTGAAGACGACGACGCACACGAAACTACCTGCCGCTACCCACTGGTCCACCCGCACCTTGGCGCGACACCTGCGGACGAATCCCACGTTCGTGCAGCGGGTCTGGACCGCGCATGGGCTGCACCCCCATCGGGTCCGCGCCTTCAAGCTCAGTCAGGATCCGCACTTCCAGGAGAAATTGGAGGATGTGGTGGGGCTCTATCTCCACCCGCCAGCGCATGCGGTGGTTCTGGCCGTCGATGAGAAAAGCCAAATCCAAGCGCTCGATCGCACACAGCCTGGCCTCCCGCTGAAGAAAGGCCGGTGCGGGACGATGACCCATGACTACAAGCGCCACGGCACGACCACGCTCTTTGCCGCCCTCAACGTCGCGGAGGGCTCCTTGATCTCTGCCTGCTTGCCCCGCCATCGGCACCAGGAATGGCTGCGGTTCTTACGGCTGATTGATCGGCAGAGTCCTCAGGACAAAGCCCTGCATCTGATCGCCGATAATTATGCCACCCACAAACACCCCACGGTCCAGCGGTGGTTGACACGGCACCCCCGCATCCACATGCACTTCACCCCGACGAGTAGCTCGTGGCTTAATCTCGTGGAGCGTGTCTTTGGTGATCTGACGGCCAAACAGCTGCGGCGGGGTGTGTTCCGGAGCGTCCACGAGCTGATTGCGGCCATTGACGCGTACATGACCCAGCGCAATGCCCAGCCTAAACCGTTTGTGTGGACCAAATCCGCCCAGGAGATCCTGACAAAAGTAAATCGAGCCAAGATCGCCCTGGATAAGACAAGAACAGCATGA
- a CDS encoding beta-propeller fold lactonase family protein produces MKDIHWNLWYSMPMVFLLTGCPDGGGSGGVFEGTGSTSHVVYTANGGANTLSGFMIGTAGALTATTPATFSTGGTNSEWVAVSPNGQFLYASNQNSATVSGFTINSTTGNLSPMVPATFATGAGSSPRGVTVTPNRQFLYVANSGSNTIAAFSIGAGGVLTPTSPATFPTSGSLARGIAVSPNGQFLYAANAGTHTISGFSIGVGGALTSTSPATFSAGAGSPSPEGLAISPNGSYLYVANSGTNAIAVFSIGGGGALTPTVPPTFSTGVLGSSPQRIVISPNGSFLYVTNSGMNEVAAFTIGAGGLLTPTTPATFTTGAAATPVGITINPDGQFLYVANSGSTGVSGFTIGLGGILAPTTPATFSTAPHAPIGIATPGRP; encoded by the coding sequence ATGAAAGACATCCATTGGAACTTGTGGTACTCGATGCCGATGGTTTTCCTTCTCACCGGGTGTCCGGACGGTGGTGGCAGTGGAGGAGTTTTTGAAGGGACAGGATCAACGTCTCATGTCGTCTATACGGCCAATGGCGGTGCCAATACCCTGTCCGGGTTCATGATTGGAACGGCAGGTGCACTGACTGCCACGACCCCTGCCACGTTTTCTACTGGTGGGACCAATAGCGAATGGGTGGCAGTTTCCCCCAATGGTCAGTTTCTGTATGCCTCGAACCAGAATTCCGCAACGGTCTCTGGCTTCACGATCAATTCGACAACAGGAAACCTAAGCCCGATGGTCCCAGCCACGTTTGCCACCGGTGCAGGATCTTCCCCACGAGGAGTCACGGTCACCCCAAACAGACAGTTTCTCTACGTCGCCAATAGCGGCTCAAATACCATTGCGGCCTTCTCTATTGGCGCGGGAGGTGTGTTGACACCAACCAGCCCGGCCACCTTCCCCACGAGTGGATCGCTCGCGAGGGGCATTGCTGTGTCGCCGAATGGTCAGTTTCTCTACGCCGCGAACGCCGGCACGCACACTATTTCTGGCTTCAGTATTGGCGTAGGGGGCGCCTTGACCAGTACCTCGCCAGCAACATTCTCAGCAGGTGCTGGCTCTCCGAGCCCAGAGGGGCTTGCCATCTCACCCAACGGGTCATATCTCTATGTTGCAAATAGTGGAACGAACGCCATCGCCGTGTTTTCCATTGGAGGGGGAGGCGCGCTCACCCCAACAGTCCCACCCACTTTTTCCACCGGGGTACTAGGATCCAGCCCCCAAAGGATCGTCATTTCACCGAACGGCTCTTTCCTGTACGTCACGAACAGCGGCATGAACGAGGTGGCAGCGTTCACCATTGGAGCGGGAGGATTATTAACCCCGACGACTCCTGCGACATTTACCACAGGAGCGGCTGCGACACCTGTCGGCATCACAATAAATCCAGACGGCCAATTCCTGTATGTCGCGAATTCAGGCTCCACGGGCGTGTCTGGTTTCACCATTGGACTCGGCGGCATTCTCGCTCCAACAACTCCCGCTACGTTTTCGACCGCTCCGCATGCCCCGATTGGGATTGCCACCCCTGGCCGTCCATAG